In Lolium rigidum isolate FL_2022 chromosome 3, APGP_CSIRO_Lrig_0.1, whole genome shotgun sequence, the genomic window ATGAACCGCCTCATGTAGAACCACAATCCCATCTAGGATATTgcgtccttgcatgaaagcggtttgTGACGGCCTTACCACATGATCAGCCACTGTAttcagtctaatggtggccactttcgtgaatatcttgaaacttacatttaagaggcaGATGGGTcgatattgttggatcctttctgcctctttaactttgggtaacaagataacctcaccaaaatttagacggaataattctagttgtccagcgTGTAAAACACTGAACATTTCTAGAAGGTCGCCTTTGATTGTATCCCAAAAAATCTAATAAAATTCAGCGGGGAAACCATCTGGACCTGgggatttgttatgttccattttGAAAATAGCCTTATTAACTTCCTCCTCCGAGTAAGGAGCCGTTAAAACATCATTCTCCTCCTGGGACACTTGGGGTATATCTGCTATTTGGGACTCATCCAGAGAGAAGGAACTCTCATCCGGCGGACCAAATAGatccttataataattagtaatataGGATTTGAGTTGCTCGTGGCCTTCAATTAGATCCTCATCTTGTACTAGAGATTGTATACGTTTTTTTCCTGTGATGGCCATTGGCAATCCcatgaaaatatctcgtatttgaatctccttctAGAATGAATTGGGCTTTTGAACGTCGGTATCATTTCAactcttcttcccgaagaagaccCGCTAATTGAGTATTAGATTGATTTTACAAATCTAATTCAATGCTCGTTAGCGGTCTCACTTCAGCAAGTGCTTCTATCTCATCTATGATAGACAATAAGCGAAGCTTCTCCTTTTTATGAATACGTGATGTATGACTCGCCCATCCACAAAGGTATTTCTGAACAGCTCACATCTTTTTATTCCACCTTATAACCGGATTGTTGGCATACACTGGTCTTTCCCATACATTTTTAACCATCTCGTGAAAACCTTCTCCCTgtaaccatccaagttcaaacttaAATGGTTTATTAGACAATGGTCTTGTTAACCTGGTAGTTAAATGTATGGGAGCATGGTCCGATAATTTTTCAATACATTCTAGAGCGCGGACTGACACCATCGGATATTTATCCTCCCACCTGGTGTCCATCAACACGCGGTCTAATTTTTCGTATGTTGGGTCAGGTAAATATTAGCCCATATAAATTGTTGGCCTGCCATCTCAACCTCTCTCAAGTCTAAGCTATCTATGACAGtgttaaacaagaaaggccagtGGCCATTAAAAGGGCTTTTACTTTTCCCATGGCGGAATCTCGGCAAGTTGAAAtcccccctatgagaatagggtatGGATCGTCCTTTGCAAGATTCACACGCTCATGTACAAAGTTAGCCTTAAAGTTGTCCTGGGCCGTACCATAAATGGAgaccagactccaaatgaaattATCAGCTCTATTTCGAATAGTGAGTTTGATATGATACTCACCATCAGAATTAGCAAAAACTTCCATAGAATCTATCCGAACTCCAATGAGCAAGCCACCAGACCTACCTCTTGGTGGGCGAGAAAACCATTCAAAGTCTATTCCACCGGATAACCGGTTTAAAAAACTTTGAGAGTAATCACGCTTATCCGTCTCAGaaatagcaataaaatctaaattgTAGTCCTTACAACAATCGGTAAtatgagaatgcttagccaagtcacgaaGTCCTCTGCTATTtctaaacatgccattcatttcgAAACTAACTTAGATTTTGTAGCTAAACCTGACCTATGCTTTTTCTTCTTTTCCGCAGAAGACTTAGAAGTCCGTCTAGAGGCTTTTAGGTCATAAAATGACTCATCCACGACTGCTCCAAGTCCACCTCCAAAATACCACCTACTAGAGTagaaagaagacgaccatctgagatgacatcatcatcctcctctagAGAAGATAGTTTAGCCCCCGCCGAAGCCTTCAGAATTACCGTGATACGGTCATGTTCCAAATGCCTCAAGACATTGGCCGAAACCGAAATCTCCTCCGAAGTGTGACCCAAAGAAAAGCCTACACTACCCAATGTATAAGAAATTTTGGAATCTGAAAAACTAGTAAAAGACGTGGAGGAACTTTTCGTACCTGACACATCCAGGTTCTTCACCGCGTTACGGCGCATCGCCCTCTGCATCATATCCTCATCCGTAGCCCAGCCCCATCCTCAGCCGTCGCATATCGCCCGCTCCTCCTTAGCTCAGGCTGATGAGTAGGAGGAGGGTGCGTAGGCTAAGGGCCAGGGGGAGGTACCTCCACTGAAGAAGCCGAAAGCGTCGACGATCGGGGCGAGGAGGGAGTAGAACGCAACGTAGACCCCCTCGGTCTCAGTCTGAAAACGCAAGCGACTGGCCCCCCGTTGATGACGGAGgtgatgacgtaggcgttgtagAAGGCCTCACCGTCGTGGAGTCCGTGTTCCAGTAACCACGTCTAGGAACGAGCGGCAGGGCGGGACGAACGGCGAATAACTTGCTTGCCCGGACGGAGAACTTGCGGGTGGAGGCGACGAGGTTGAAGGCGACGTGGCGTCGTGCAGGGGCATATGCGAGGTTGAGGAAGAACTCGGTGTAGACGAGGGCGACGTAAACTGGACGACGTCCGCTACGTGCGTAGGGTTTAGCCTCGATTGCGCCATCCAGATGGCTGGACCTAGATTGGCCGAGCAATCCTGAGGCCCAGCCCACGCGGGACGAAAACCGGAAGCGCCAGACTTCCTGCTCTCCCCCTCCGCCAGCTGCGTCACTGCCGGCTGAGTCCCGGTAACCACGTCCCAGTAACCAGGAACGAGCGGCGGGGGTGGGACGAACGATGAACTTGGGTGGAGGCGACGGGGTTGAAGGCGACGTGGCAGCATGCACGGGCGTAGGCGAGGTCGAGGAAGAACTCAGTGTAGACGAGGGCAATGTAAACCGGACTGTCGTCCGCTACGTGCGTAGGTTTTAGCCTCCATTGCGTCGTCCGAATGGCTCGACCTAGATTGGCCCAGCAAGCCTGCGGCCCAGCCCACGCGGGACGAAAAAAGGAAGCGCCGGACTTCCCGCTCTCCCCCTCCGCCAgcttcgtcgccgccggcgaagtCCCGCTGCTGACCGTCGCATTGATGAAGAAATCACCGGCGGGGTGATCCGTCGACGCGGAAGAGGCCCCTTCCATGGCTTCATACGCGGGGGCGCCCGGGGGATCCGCAAACCCACCTTCCAGCGAGGAGGCGACTCCGACGACGACCACATTACCGACCTGCACAACATAGAGCACACAGACGATGAACCTGGACTTTCCCAAGGTCTCGACTCCGGCGATGGGAAGCCTATCTTCGCCCAAAAATCCGCAAGCACTTCATCTCGGGTAAGGTCTGGGGATCGACTAAGCGGCGGCACGTCGGGCTCAAGGTCGAGACCCTGCCACGCTACTTCCTCCGCGATCTCTCGAGCTTCTTCGCCCGAGGAAACGTCCTCCGAGAGGGCAACGAATCTGGATCCCGATGCCGGCTGCATCGGCAGCTTTGCCAGTTGGGTTGCCCCGGCGTGACCACGGAGCAGCCGTGCGCGACGACGTCACCACGGAGCAGCCGTGTGCGATGGCGGACGGGCCGATCTGCCGGCGTGCGCGATAGCGGCTCTTAAGGAGGCGCACGATTTTTTCTTTCGCGAATCTCCACGCGCCGTCGCACCGAAAGAGACCCGTGCGGCGCTTCTGGGTATATTTTCTTATTATTCTAAGCATCGGTTTAGTATTCTGTGGAAGGCATAATTTAGTGTGTGCTTCTCAACTATTCTATCTAGACAGTTGACACAGTATCTTGCTAACAGAAATGGGACTATACAACTTGTTAAAAAGCTGTAGCCTCTCACAGTTCTCTTGTTAAGCACTATGAATAGCGACAATTTTAGTTGGAGTTCGTTTCTTTACAATGGTCTGGCTTCTACAATGCAACTTGTTGAGGGTTAAAATTTGGTCATACTTCCAAAAACTTGGTTGTATACAGCATATAGTCGACTTAACTGACTGTCCTTTCTGCATGAGTGTATGAAGTCAGTTAGCTTAATTGCGCACTAGTGCCTGGACTTACTTTGTGCAATAAGATTTGATTATGCTTGTTCTACCTTTTTAACTTGTAGGCTGTTTTATATTATTTCTTAGGGCGGAGCTAATGCTGGGCATACTATATATAATTCCGAGGGAAAGAAGTTCTCCCTGCATCTTGTTCCATCGGGGATCCTCAGTGAGAACACACAGTGTGTGATTGGTAATGGAGCAGTAGTTCACCTTCCTGGTTTCTTTAAAGAAATTGATGGACTGGAGTCCAACGGAGTTTCCTGCGAAGGAAGGATTCTGGTATCGGATCGTGCCCATCTTCTGTTTGATTTTCATCAAGTTGTTGATGGGCTTAGAGAGGTGGAGCTTGGAAACTCCTTTATAGGAACAACAAAGAGGGGAATCGGACCATGTTATTCGAACAAAGTTATCAGGAATGGACTCAGGGTTAGTGATCTGAGACATATGGACACCTTTGGTGCTAAGCTCAGTACCCTACTGAAAGACGCAGCTATGCGCTTCAAAGGGTTTGAATACAGTAGCAAGACCCTCAAAGAGGAGGTCGAGAAGTACGAAAAGTATGCTGAACGTCTTGGACCTTATATTACCGATACCGTGCATTTCATGAACGAGTCGATCTTGCAAAAGAAGAAAATATTGGTTGAAGGTGGTCAAGCTTGTTAGAAGTATAATACGTAGAGATATTGGAGTATTCTAGAGTTAGAGATATAGTCGGTTTAAACTTAGCACAACTTGTCTTGTACTCCAAGAACCTCCCTTTGTATCCCTATATAAACCCCTCACCAGGGTCCAGATCAATACAACgaaatattagggttctatattttccacatggtatcagagcggttagCCTCACGGCGCCGATCCTAGGTCCTCCCACCACTTCCGcatcgcgccgcccccggggagatctCTCCTCGGGGGCGCGGCACCCGGTTTCGATCTAAGATCGGATCGGTTCTTAGATTAGATCTTAGATCAAATTTCGAATTCCCAAATTCCTAGATTAGATTCAATTAGCCAAATAAAATCCCAGATCATACCCTCCTCCGGTGCAAATCGCTAAAAAAAATCCGGTGGAAAGAATTCTTAAGATCGCAAGTACGGCGGCGCTCTCACGTATGCAGGCCACAGGCGCGTCTGCCGGCCGATCGAGCTGCCTCCACGCGCGGCGCTCGCAGGCATGCAGCGTCCGGCTGATGCGCGTGGACTCCATCAATCTGGTCAGATCTACATGACTAGATCCAAGTGCTCACGTCTACGACATGTGCTGGTAGCAAGAGATTGCTACATGCGCGTAGGAGGCCGGCGTACACGCGCGCGTCTCAGGTCGTCTACATCGCCGACTCCACGACTTCACCAAGATCTGCACTGCACCGCGCTAAACTACAACGACCCGAACAACTACAGCAAGCTATACGACTTCATCAAAATCTACGTCGAGTTCTACCTCGCCAATTACATTGCCAAGGTCTACACATGGTCTCCATCGATATCCTCGTCAacactgccgccgccgcactatgacaaaaacccgccgccgccgcagaaccgctgccgccgccgcgctatgacaaaaacccgccgccgccgcagaaccgctgcccgccgccgccgcagaaccgctgccgccgccgcgcaaaacctaaaaccctacGACAAAAAACGCGCATTTTTTTGCGCCTTCGGCGAATACGGCTACACCACATAtgacgactacgacatcgaccatacctcgaccacggctacatcatgctcggctacctcgacatcgacatCAACAAAACGTCTACGGCAACTCAAGAACTCCAGTCAACAGCGTTCGCGTCGTCACTTGCGCCTCGACACTCCCGCTGTGACTGCGGGAGGGAAGAGAAGGAACCAGAAGGGGACGCCGATgatgacaaggaggagaagaggatggaAACGCAAGACTTCAAATCCAGTCGCAAGCGTTCGTttcactcccgctacgactgagggGGAATGTTAGAAGTATAATACGTAGAGATATTGGAGTATTCTAGAGTTAGAGATATAGTCGGTTTAAACTTAGCACAACTTGTCTTGTACTCCAAGAACCTCCCTTTGTATCCCTATATAAACCCCTCACCAGGGTCCAGATCAATACAACgaaatattagggttctatattttcCACAAAGCTACCATGTTAGATATTGATTTTGGCACATATCCATTTGTTACTTCCTCAAGTCCCTCAGCCGGGGGAATCTGTACTGGCCTTGGTATTGCTCCAAGAAGCCTTGGCGATATCATTGGAGTGGTGGGTACAATTATCTTTGAACTACTTAATATTTTTTACAATCCTTCCCTCCATAACCTAACACTTCAAGGTGCAGGTAAAAGCTTATACAACCAGGGTTGGATCTGGTCCGTTCCCAACAGAGTTGTTGGGCAAGACTGGTGATTTGCTCCGTGCCTCTGGAATGGAATTCGGGACTACAACAGGTCGGCCTAGGCGTTGTGGCTGGCTTGATATAGTCGCACTCAAATACTGCTGCCAAATCAATGGTTTCTCATCTCTAAATCTCACGAAACTCGACGTGTTAACTGGACTCAAGGAAATTAAGCTGGGCACCTCGTACTGTACTGAAGATGGTAAAACACTCGAATCATTCCCGGCAGACCTTGATTTGTTGGAGCAAACTAAGGTAAAGAGAAACTGTTTGTGATGTTCCGCCGAGTCGGTTTTCATTGGTACTGTAGTTTCAACGCGGTTCTTCGTTTGGCTTGACGACAACTCTTGTGGTCTCTGCTGGTGTAGGTCAAGTACGAGGTCCTACCTGGGTGGGAGGAAGACATAGCCTTGGTACGAGACTACAACGATCTCCCGGAGACTGCTCGTTTATATGTGGAGAGGATAGAGGAGCTGGTCGGTATTCCGGTCCATTACATTGGTGTTGGACCTGGACGTGATGCTCTCATATACAAATAGGGTGTTTCATAAAGCATGCCCTATATTCTACAAATATTATCTAGGCAATGGTTTGATTTAATTTTGCTGTCTACTGCTTGTTATGAAGGCATTCCCCGACTGGAGTGTGTGAAAAATGAACTGGTAGTAGATGACTGGAGGATATGTGCATTTCTTCAACATCCTTTATGAAATTATGAGGCTAACAAAGTATAGCTCCATCAGTGTTTTGCTCTGTTTTTTCACACGACCCCCGGAAGATAAGGGAACACAACAAGCAGGAAAAGTAAAGTGTTTTTGAAATGTAAAATCCCATTGAGGctaacaagtgttttcttctgttTGAATGGGCATTTGATTTGGTTAGCCTTTTGATCCACATTTCCCACACTAACTGGTTGCAACGTGAATCCATGGTCCCTCAGGTTTCATATGTGCACTTGATGGATTTCAGGATTTCCAACACCAAACAAAAGGATCTTTGGAGGCGAAATGTAATTCTCAACACTAAATATTGGGAGAATACGCTGATAATATGAAGCCAAAATGTTCAGCATTATTCAGGACCTGTTAAGGGCTGTGTGAACTTCGAAAGAAAGAGAACATTAATTAACTTCCAGATTTGCAGAGAAGCCTTATGTAGCAGCAACGTCAGGACTTCAGAGCGTGACATATTTTGAAAGGGCAGAATGGTCAGCACGATGTTGTTTTCTCCAGTCTTTTCATCTTGCGATGGTATACAGAGTTGAATTTTTGATAATCTGGCAAATATTGCAGCCAGTACTCAACAAGACAAACTTAGATTTGAGCTAGGCGATACCAAAAGTGCAACGCCGCAAAACATAATAACAGTAAGGTGAACTGGATAAGGGATTTAAGCTGACAGAATGAGATACAGGCCTGACAGTCAAAGCAATCTGGGCTCCAATTTTAAGCAGAAGGTTCTTTTTGCCTGTATAGACTATAGTTAAATTTTGATCAGATTTGGTTGGGGTGCGCCTGCCCAGGCAGTAGTGCAACGCACTGGGCGACACGCAAGGGCCCCAGTGGCAAGCCACTGTGGTGGACCCTTCCccacaaaaaataaatttaatatcgTTGTGGGCACATGGCCCACATATCAGAtattaaactgataagaacagatactacacTTGATCTTAGCCAAAAGGCCGAGAAAGGTATGAGTTGCTACGCTGAGGCACGGCTCCTTATATAGCGCAGCTTCGCTCCGTCTCCTCTCTCGCtcggcgaggtgggactaaaacgAGTCGCGGGGAACGAACGGGACGACTGGGCAGCGTGATGGGTTACCTTATACTTTGGGCCGCCAGGTAAGAATCCGAAAGCGGGCCTTATTTTCCTTCAGAAATAATTGGGCCTCCATTCCCTCGGGAGACAAGAATGATACGGCTCGTTCGATTGTGCTGGTTCCCGGTGGAGGTAAGGGGTGTCTACTTTTTACCAACCGAAATGATGCAAATATTCTGGCAAAAATCGACTGGAGCATCTAAAAACTGAAATAGGATTAGATGATTGGAGGATATAGGCGTTTCAGCATCCTTTATGACAACGAAGTATAGCTCCATATAGGTGTTGTGTTCTGTTGTGAAAGTAGGGAGTAGAATTTTCCATTCTATGATGCTAGTACCTGATTAGGAGCTTAGTACTGTTCTTATGTGCACTGGGCTTCCAACACCAAACAAAAGTATCTTTTTGGATGCAGAGTAAACTCTTTTGTACGCCAAGTATTGTGtgcgagaaaaaaaaaatctgaaatctgAAGCCTTAAACGTAAATATTATGACAGTCTCCACAGTTCGCTAAAATGAGTAAAAACACCAGATGCCAGTATCTCTCTTCTAACCAAGGTCATAATGCAGCCATCGTCCATGCTGTCGAgacttaagggcatctccaaccgggcgacccatcccgcgcccgcgcgtccggatgggtccagccggacaaaaacccggcccagcgcgcggacccatccctaaaacggatgcccgcggcgtccggaacgacgcaaacccggcccaaatcttggccgggtttgcgtggccgcggacgcgaaaggctggtcgctcgcgtccgcccgctgtccgcccctggcccgcgtgtcataggcataaataatatgtttcattaaatagaactcattacattttttttagctactacttctatcctatacgtacggggccggcggcctcgccggcgactcctcgccggctcgccgtcggggccgtggatttcactcgacgcgggcggctcgtacgcgtgaggattccactccggcttcctacgggctgggtggcgcgtcggcggcggcgcgggcgtcggcggcggcgcgggcggcttcgcgggcctcggcagcttggacggagggcatcatcctcctcctttccgccggcgcagctcgggcgcgctcgcgctccgcctcccgaggcggaaccatccgcttcccgcatagctcaagctcccgcgggcggcgcgttccacggcggtgcgcgcctccgggcggacgcggccggctttccgggcctcgtggttgccccgccgccggcgcatgcgctcttgccggccgcgctccgccgacgcgagcatcctcccgggcgcgccgctcgggcgacggcatccggatgaggtcacgggctgctcgcatagcgagcggcTCGTTCTTcttgccgaggaggtcgcctagcggcggcggccggcccgccgcatgccctcgtgctccttcgtcacgcgcgtgaggtcggcgagacgctcctcgatggcggcgttgatgttcgccggcgcgaggtcctccgcggcgacgggctcctccgcggcgtccgcccctcctccacggccgcgtaccCGGCCGTCCGGGGTCTCGTGccggccctccgcggccgccgcttcccccatctccgcgtcaccggccttctttgccgccgcctcggcagccgacgcggagcgcctcgtcgtcggcgacccaccgcgagtccgcgcgctcctcctcgtccgtccgcgggaacccggcccggcggcgagggagagcttggcccatgtggaccgaagggtgcgcggcatggcgccggagaaggtggaggggaagagaacggtgatgcggtctgggtgagaccgccgccgtctttatagccggcggtctggcgggaaacttgggcgcgagcgcgcgccaatggcgttttcgcgcgcgcgggaaccttggtgcgcgcgggatctttcccgcgcgttccacctcccgccatggctgtcccgtcgaggcctcgccatggcgcagcgccgcgcagcgaagacgaaccacgtggcgtctctttgggtcgccgcgttgggcgccgcgtgcgacccaaacggacacgcggacgcggggcgctgtccgcgtgtccgggcgggcacgcaaacggcccaaaacggacggcccagcgcgtccgtttgggtcgcccggttggagatgccctaactggcCATATTGCAAACAACCACACTTCCgtggttagagcatgtctaacagaccccgtattttttcgccccgtataacacgagtaaagggccctgtatccggttttcgccggccaaaaactcgggcgagctagcagagcccgtatccccaccccgtaaaacagaatattctgttttacggggtgggataCGGGCTCgctagctcgcccgagtttttggcccctcaaaacagggttttagacagaaatttgcacaacaatttcacatcaaacatagcacatccaaaatatgtgatgcataattcatagttttaacatcacaacacgatcatacgcaatgttcaagccacggaattcccaaatgtgatcaaccatcaacggattcatcaccaccggcgccaccgctcgccggagactcaccttgatcacgagcttgacgcgcagccttcttcctcgcaatgatgtccgccttggtctccttccaccacgccgactgatcctcgtccatgccgtcggtgcgcatcatcatgatttccctctcctcggccaagagctccttcatggccttggcttctttggctgcgatcatcttcatgtcaagctccttccttgcttgcaccttggcaagcttcaccacactcttcttgtcggtgatgatgagcttggtctccaacgtcttcatcgtcaatgcctccttggacttcatgagttgatccaacttctcccggaagctagctgcttcacgttctaccttgaccctctccttggccttcttgttgccctcgggcttgccggtgtttctccccctcatgtcctccgcttcatcatccatggtgataagtgcctccttcttgcactttggctcgttgtcccgcaacttccatttaggaagatgttgaaggatggaaaagcaatgttcaaattgaaattccttgttctttgagccggccatgtccttgtaccgttgttgagcatacttgggctgcacaacaatagtatgaagagatgtttccacatcatgaacacatcatcaacacaaggaaaacttacgtagtcctccggcacgcatccactaggagggttgtcggccacttgatccatggcagcactccaacgagaacaagccggcttgatgatgttccatcggccttcaagggagcggtaggatctgtccgccatgctcttcgtgcgaggcttcagctggtggtattggtcctcaatgcgctgccaatagcgcttgccgccttggtccactccggtgcacgcatccatccccaccttgctccaagcacaGACCAAGATGACGTCctcgatctcgctgtagttcgccgtgcgtggcttcggcgtcgacgaagaaccgggggcagccggatcaacctcaaccacctcgtcctcgtcaccctcatcctccttcTCATCATCAAACTCTTCAACAttgcactccccatcgaatgcaccgataccggcgtccaaattcaccgcggaatcgttgagcatgtccaagtacgatgttgtggactcaacatcgaacaccttgtctacgtcgatggtggttggcggcgcgggcggcgcgggcagcgcaacggccggaacggacggaggaggggtcgtggccttggaggccggcggaggcgcgaggccgatgcggctgattgccttggtccgcaccttggccggcgccaCGCCCCTCGGCCCGGCGGCCTTGGACTTCAACCGGCCCgtcttcttggcagccggcggcgcttcgcccggtgaatcggcggccgccgccggtggttcgaagaattgcttcgggatcctcttcctcttcgacgggatggtggaggcgatcatggcggacacgacgccggcggccggcggacctccgacggggacatcaaccaccgcgcccgaaggaggtgtaccgccggcggtaggcggctcttgcggacggtccatggcggccggatccggccgggaatggcgcggggaggagatcgggcggcggcggcggcggttggcttcgGCGAAATGCTTCCCGCGCAGTGGAGTGGACGATagtggtttcgcccactatccccgctcccaccccgcacaagtaggggcgaggacccgcccgtactcgaaaacagcaaaaaacgattcggggggcgtttttacggggcgtgctagacggccgggtagagccgaaaccctcaaaccggcggttattatacgggtttgccccttttacgggtctgttagacctgctcttacaaATTAGGTTTGAGTAGTCAATACCATAAATGGAACACCACAACATAAAAACAATACAGAAAAAAAACATTACATCCCAGACCAACAGTTCCCACCTTTGAAATTAACTATGTTGAATCTTAACATGATTGTGCAAACAAACCATCACAATCACTAGTTAAACGACACTAGATTTAACAAGTGAAACAGGCACACAGGCCATCGAGATTAAAACGAAGAACAACACTGAGGTAATTAGAGATTCAGCATCAGTCATATTCAAGTTCATCGGGTGTAATCGGTCTCTTCAGTGGTATGATGGACTTCTTGTCGACGTCTTGTGATAACGCTTTTCTCATATCTAAGAAAAATACCAATGAAAGAAGTGAGCAATAGTATGAGAGCAAAAACACCAGGTATAATATGACGTAAGTGTGTGGCACTCAACAACTTACCAAGACCATCTTCTTCGCC contains:
- the LOC124697153 gene encoding adenylosuccinate synthetase 2, chloroplastic; amino-acid sequence: MSGGANAGHTIYNSEGKKFSLHLVPSGILSENTQCVIGNGAVVHLPGFFKEIDGLESNGVSCEGRILVSDRAHLLFDFHQVVDGLREVELGNSFIGTTKRGIGPCYSNKVIRNGLRVSDLRHMDTFGAKLSTLLKDAAMRFKGFEYSSKTLKEEVEKYEKYAERLGPYITDTVHFMNESILQKKKILVEGGQASTMLDIDFGTYPFVTSSSPSAGGICTGLGIAPRSLGDIIGVVKAYTTRVGSGPFPTELLGKTGDLLRASGMEFGTTTGRPRRCGWLDIVALKYCCQINGFSSLNLTKLDVLTGLKEIKLGTSYCTEDGKTLESFPADLDLLEQTKVKYEVLPGWEEDIALVRDYNDLPETARLYVERIEELVGIPVHYIGVGPGRDALIYK